A part of Cardiocondyla obscurior isolate alpha-2009 linkage group LG23, Cobs3.1, whole genome shotgun sequence genomic DNA contains:
- the LOC139111379 gene encoding golgin subfamily A member 6-like protein 22 yields the protein MGVSRSVPGYIMREEFQWEKLSGKAGMRACKYEKRLKKGRGGVLARACWEEMKERAREGKTSGKWEKEREEFFERLGWTLERIEERREEEGMRGEEIVVKDKELQRKERWEKIRMGKCNKDYGKIKEEGVPEYLKKGWKEEKWQRVGRIKEVRKKCKRRQKSVKLIDEKGKEEEEKNKDKKML from the exons ATGGGGGTAAGTAGAAGTGTGCCGGGGTATATAATGAGAGAGGAATTTCAGTGGGAAAAGTTGTCTGGGAAAGCGGGAATGAGGGCTTGTAAATATGagaaaagattgaaaaaaggaagaggGGGGGTTTTGGCAAGAGCatgctgggaagaaatgaaggagagagcgagggaaggaaaaacaagtgggaaatgggaaaaagaaagggaggaatTCTTTGAAAGATTGGGGTGGACGCTGGAGAGgatagaagaaagaagagaagaagagggaATGAGAGGTGAAGAGATAGTggtaaaagataaagaattgcaaagaaaagagagatgggaaaaaataagaatgggGAAATGTAATAAGGattatggaaaaataaaggagGAAGGAGTAccggaatatttaaagaagggATGGAAGGAGGAGAAATGGCAAAGGGTGGGAAG GATAAAGGAAGTaagaaagaaatgtaaaagaagACAGAAGAGTGTAAAGTTGATagatgaaaaaggaaaagaagaagaagaaaaaaataaagataagaaaatGTTGTAA